One Brassica napus cultivar Da-Ae chromosome C2, Da-Ae, whole genome shotgun sequence DNA window includes the following coding sequences:
- the LOC106395432 gene encoding VQ motif-containing protein 8, chloroplastic-like, producing the protein MIPTRCHELSGSRPPSLKLTGESHSIKKTTSFNVVKQSRRHGRAAPVVIYAHSPKVIHTRAENFMALVQRLTGLEEIRRRNPNDVNESSLSVLTTEEVSVGTDDTSWERHQQRKTLADIPLYTPSSMALFGSPTQRL; encoded by the coding sequence ATGATTCCTACAAGATGCCATGAGCTCAGCGGCTCTCGTCCTCCGTCGCTTAAACTCACAGGAGAATCCCATTCCATCAAGAAAACGACTTCGTTCAACGTCGTCAAACAGTCACGGCGACATGGACGTGCAGCTCCCGTAGTCATCTACGCGCACTCTCCAAAGGTGATCCACACGCGTGCTGAAAACTTTATGGCCTTGGTTCAGCGGCTCACGGGTCTCGAAGAGATTAGAAGGCGGAACCCTAACGACGTCAACGAATCATCGTTGTCTGTGTTAACCACGGAAGAGGTCAGTGTCGGTACTGATGACACAAGTTGGGAGAGACATCAACAAAGGAAAACCCTAGCTGATATTCCATTGTATACGCCGAGCTCGATGGCCTTGTTTGGTTCTCCAACTCAACGTCTTTAA